The genome window TTCCGCTGCTGGGCGCGTGGAGTCTTGTCTCTGGAGATGGGGCTTGGGCGCTGAGCGTGGAGGAGTGAGTTCACCGTCAACGCTGTCGCGGATCTGAGACAAGGAGGTCTCATGGGCCGGCCCGAGAATCAGTTCCCGCCTTCGGCGGGCCGCTCGGGCATCGTCCGTGATGGTGAGATCATTGTTTCCGTCACACCCGCTTCCGAGGACGGAACTCAAGCCAGTGCCTGGAGCCGGTTCTGGGCCAGCGTGGCACCGATTCCCGCCAACGTCGCTCCGCTGACCGGCATCACCGCGTTTCTGTACGGACTGCTCCCCGGCATCGGCGGAAGCGCCGTCACGGTCCTGAGCGTCTTCTCGGCCAGCTGGTGCCTGCTGTACCTCATCGTCAATCGCGGCGTCCCGCGCCCGGCTCTCTCCCGGCAGCACCGGCTGCTGATGGCCGGCTTCGCGAGCTTCGCCCTCATCACGCTCGTCTCGGGCCTGGTCCGCCGCAATCCGTGGGGCGGCTTCCTGCGGGCGGTCAACGACTTCCAGTTCCTCTACTCGCTGATTCCGCTGGCGGTCCTGGCGCGGATCGGGCCGGTCGATGTCCGGAGGCCCCTCGGCCGCGGAGCCGCGATCGGAGCGATGCTGAGCGTTCTCGTGGGACTGCTCCAGTTCACCGTCTTCGACGACCCGATGTTCCGCCCCTCCGGCGGCACGGGGAACTCGGCCCTGTTCGGACAGGCGTGCTTCGTCCAGGCGTTCTTCAGCATGCTCTGCTTCCCCCGCGAGACCGCCCGGTGGCGCGGAATCTGTCTCACGGGATGCGTCTGCGGGCTGGTCGCGATCGTCCTCTCGGGCTCGCGGGCCTCGGCCCTGGCGGCCTCTGTCTGTCTGATGGTCCTGGTCGGTTACTTCCTCGCGGCCGGGGAACGGGCGATCCTGCGGCGCGGGCTGGCGTTTGTGCTGGCGGGCCTCATCGGACTGACTGTGAGCTACCCGCTGTGGAAGAACTCCGAGCCGGCGGCCCGGT of Planctomyces sp. SH-PL14 contains these proteins:
- a CDS encoding O-antigen ligase family protein gives rise to the protein MGRPENQFPPSAGRSGIVRDGEIIVSVTPASEDGTQASAWSRFWASVAPIPANVAPLTGITAFLYGLLPGIGGSAVTVLSVFSASWCLLYLIVNRGVPRPALSRQHRLLMAGFASFALITLVSGLVRRNPWGGFLRAVNDFQFLYSLIPLAVLARIGPVDVRRPLGRGAAIGAMLSVLVGLLQFTVFDDPMFRPSGGTGNSALFGQACFVQAFFSMLCFPRETARWRGICLTGCVCGLVAIVLSGSRASALAASVCLMVLVGYFLAAGERAILRRGLAFVLAGLIGLTVSYPLWKNSEPAARFGNLVQRLNVSRRSEKAVESIDTRFIQIRAATLAVWRRPWLGYGMQHRMEAARKLEPPENASVFQYTHIHFLYLDYATGNGVIGLAALFVVLGLPTLVAFPRRSPGSTERIYGGLILSCGFATLGLAGACIGMDIGNTMFACFTTFLAMPGDAAALAAARPVDTPELAAPQVEIRRAA